Genomic DNA from Phaeobacter porticola:
CTGCTGCGGTGCCTGCAGCCGCGCTGAGGACAGCGGCATCGGTATCGTAGTCGGTGTAAAAGGGGGCGAGATCTGGGCCAACTGCAACCCGGGCCGCACCCGTCAGCGTGGCCATGGAGACCAATAAATCAGGCCCGTCTTCGGCTGCATAGGCCAATGCGTCGGCTAAGACCAGCCGCCCTTCAGCGTCGGTATTGTTGATTTCCACGGTCATGCCATTGCGCGCGGTGAGCACGTCTCCTGGTCGAAACGCATTGGCGGATACACTGTTTTCCACGGCCGGAATCAAAACGCGTAGCTGAACCGAAAGATTGCTGGCCATGATCATATGCGCCAATCCTAGCACATTCGCAGCTCCGCCCATGTCCTTTTTCATCAGCCCCATGCTGCTGCCCGGTTTGAGGTTGAGGCCGCCCGTGTCAAAACAGACCCCTTTCCCAACCAGTGCCAGTTTTGGGCCAGATGTGCCCCAGCGCATATCCAGCAGGCGTGGGCGACGGTCCGAGGCGCGGCCTACCGTGTGGATCATAGGAAAGTTCTGCGTCAACAAATCGTCATCTGCGACAACGTCGAGTGTTGCAGCGTGCTGATCGGCAAGCGCCTGAGCCGCGCGGTGCAGGTCATCTGGTCCCATGTCAGAGGCGGGCGTATTGATCAGATCGCGGGTCAGGAATTCCGCTGCAGCAAGGGTTTCGATATGTGCGGCATCAATGCCATTAGGGGCAATCAGATGCCTGTCGAGATCCTGCCCGGATTTGTAGCGGTCAAATTGATACTGGGCGAGCAACCAGCCCAAGCATTCAACGGCGCGTTCGTCTGTGGGGATCCCCTGAGTCAGCCGATATGTGCCTTTGGGTAAACTTGTGAGCGCTGCCGCCAGAATAAACCGGCGCCGTGCGCGGTCTTTGCTTGTGCCGTAGCCGACCAAGACCTGTTTGGGCAGGCCGTCCTCGCCGGGTATTGTGACGGATTGCCCAATGGCGCCACGAAACCCGATTGCACGTGCCCAATTGGCCACCGTCGCAGGCGCGTCTGCAAGCCAGCTTTCGCAGCCGTCCTGCTCCAGCACATGTAGATTGATGCAATCAGTATCTGCCTTGGCAAAGGCAGGGGGCTTGGCAGTAGGCATGGTGGATTACTCCGGATCCGGGGGCAGTTCTGCGTAACAGTATCTGCCACAGCGCCGTCTGCAAGCCCTGCTCTGTCGCGCGCAGCCAGTCGTTTCAACTGGCTGCAGCTCTCATTGTTTGCGCAATTGCAACGCCAAGAAGGGCCCAATGATGAGCCCGGACGCAAAACACGCGTCTCAACGAACAGGTCGACAGCAGCGGGGTGATCCCCTCTCGTTTCTGACAGTTGGAGCAGTGTTTCCATCGGCGGCAGAGCCGCTGTCAGTACTTTCCGAACAAATGTCCCCCCAGGGTCATTTGTCAGACAGAGAGGTCTTGCTGCTCCCATACTGCGGTCAGTGACCGTTCGCCAATTCGCATCAGTCGAAACAACGTCGCTGACGCGGCTGCGAAGTCATTGGCATCGATCGCGGCGGTCACGTCGCCGGCGACCCGCGCCATGGCTGACATGCCAATCTGATCCGCGATGGCGATCAGAGACCGCGCGCTTTTGCGTAGGTTCGGCAGATCATTCTGCCGCCAAAGCCGTTCGCAATGAGACAGGCGGACCGCCAACTCCTCAATTGCGCGACAGACCACATCTTCGGCCCCGGCTTCGCCAAGCTGCGCATAAAGGTCAGACAGTTTGTCTGAATCCAGGCGCACGTTTTCTTTGTGTATTACAGTGAGTATTTGAGCCACCACATTAAACCCCATTATTTATGCCCCCACGGCACGGGCCAAATTTGCGCCCTAGAAGTTGTCAAAAGGTTTCCAGCCGGGTGAGCAAATCGCTCGAATTTGGTGACAATCCTTGATAACAGACCAGACAGAGGTCATTCGAGGAACGACAGATGGAATTTGCCAAACCCCTCCCCAGCTATTTGGTGACGCGCTATCACGGGTGGAAAGCCACAACGTATAGCGACAATCAGGGCTGGTATCGGAGGCTTGCAAGTGAAGGTCAGCGCCCGCGCGCTATGGTGATTTCCTGCTGTGATAGCAGAGTTCATGTCACATCGATCTTCGGGGCGGACCAGGGTGAATTCTTTATCCACCGAAATATCGCGAATCTGGTACCGCCATATCAGCCCGATGGAGACCATCACGGCACCAGCGCGACCGTTGAATATGCGGTCACCGTTCTAAAGGTCGCGCATCTTATCGTACTGGGCCATTCGCAATGCGGTGGCGTGCAGGGGTGTATTGACATGTGCAAGGGGCACGCGCCCGGATTGGACGCCAAAGAAAGCTTCGTCGGCCGGTGGATGGATATCCTTAAGCCAAAGTTTTCTCTGGTCGAGGATATTGAGGATGAAGACGCCCAGGCACGCCAGTTCGAACGCCAGGCAGTTGTTGCCTCGCTTGAAAACCTGATGACATTTCCCTTTATCGACAGCGCGGTCCGTGATGGCACGCTAAGCCTGCACGGATTGTGGACCGATATCGGCGAAGGCGGGTTGGAGTGTTACGAACCGCGCAGTGGAAAGTTCATGCAGGTTTGACATCGCACGATTGGCGGCTGGCCTAAGCGGCGGTTCAGGCTGTGGCGTGGTCTGACGCCGCGGCCATGCGCAGCGCTGCCTGTGTGTAGCCGCCCGCGGCACCATCGATGAAATGTACATGGTCATCCCGCATGACAGATGGAACGATGCAGGTCACCAATGCCTCGTCCTGTTCATGCAGCCCGTAACGCACATGGCCTGCGATCATCGCCTGCTCCAAAATGCCGGCGATCTTGTCGCGCACTTGGGGTGGGCAATCGAGGGTTAATTTCAGACCGTCGTCAAATTTTCGAAAATCTGCATTCGTCACCAGCATCTTGCGGTAGTGGACTGCGTCAAATCCACCCAAAGGTTTGCGCCGACTAAGGGCAATGGCCGCAATGGTTGTTTCGAAAAATAGTCGCAATTTTCGCAAAATGAGTGCCTGTTTCCCGCGCGATACCTTGGCCTCCAGCGTCAGTCCGGGTGGGGGAAAGCTGAAACTGGGCCCGCCGTCCGGCACGGGGTGACCTTTGCGGTGTAACTGGTCTGCTACGGCAAGCACATCTCCGGCAATTTGGGCAAAATTCTTGAGTGAGGCACCGGGGCTGGGCTGCACAACGATCGACAATATCATACCGTTGCGCGCTGGGATGGTGTTCCAGCGGCAGGACAGCCCGGTCAGGTCAGGTGGGTCTGGGAGCGCAGCGGCCGGGACCTCGAACCCACCAAGTTTCATCTGCCGTTCAGCCCAGTTAAGGCCTCCGCCGCTGAACATAGCGTAGTCTGCAGCCTCTGAGACAGCGTAGCGCGCGACGGAAACATCCAACCCTTCGGCCCGGATCCACGAGACGGGCAACAGAGCTGCGCGTAAATCAACATCGAACTCATCGCTGGCCCAACTGCGCAGGCGCGCCAGCGTGTCACGCGCAATGTCTGCATGTTCTTGAGCAACTGCAAAAGACGCGCCATCGCCGCCAAAGACATAAGGGAAGGGGGTGCCCTTCAGGGCGTTGATCATCGCGGCGATTGCCGAGGCGCCTATGGTGTTCACCGTTTTATAGCGCCCAGTTGCAATTAGGTCGGTGGAATTGACAATATCACAGCACCCAACCATCCAGTCGCGAGGCAGTGGCGTAAAGGCCGCGGTCCGGGTCAAGGCTGCAAAATCGCGGCTGGGCGCAAGGCCCTGGTAAAAACCGTCCTGTGTCATATGCGATCCGTTCATCCTGCTGAAATCATAGCCTAGCGCGCGGTGGCCACACGACCAATCACGGCTAAGTGGTTTCTCACTCTTGCGAAATGATGCCAAATCGCCACTGTGGGCCGCAGTATGTCATCGGGGGGACTGGGCCATGCAGGCGGGGCTTATCATCTTGTGTCTGGGCTATGTGCTCAGTCAGTTTTTCCGTGCGTTTCTGGCGGTGCTTAGTTCATCCTTGCAAAGCGACCTTGGGGCGACGCCAGGAGACCTTGCATTTGCATCTGGGCTTTGGTTCCTGACTTTCGCTGCGATGCAATTGCCGGTTGGTTGGGCGCTGGACCGTGTCGGCCCCAGCCGCACTGCAGCGGTGCTGTTGTTGATTGGCGGGGGAGGCGGGGCCTTGGTGTTTGCGCTGGCAGGCACACCGGTCCACATTAGTTTGGCGATGGTTCTGATCGGGATCGGCTGTTCGCCGGTTTTGATGGCGTCATATTACATCTTTGCCCGCGAATATCCACCGCGTCGCTTTGCGACACTGGCCGCATTGATGCTGGGTGTCGGGTCGCTTGGTAATCTGGTAGCGTCTTATCCAACGGCCCTCGCGGTTGAGCTGTTGGGATGGCGTGGGACGCTATTTGGTCTTGCAGGGCTTTCCACCGCTGTGGCGATCGGCATTGCACTGACTGTCCGGGATCCGTCGCGGGTGGAGGTTGCTGATGGCCCCAAGGGATCTGTATTTGATATCCTGCGGATGCCGGTCCTTTGGCCGATTTTTGTGATGATGTTTGTGGCCTATGCGCCCTCGGCTGCGTTGCGCGGCCTTTGGATTGGCCCTTATTTGAACGATGTATTTTCTTTGGAGCGCGGGGCCGTGGGTATCGCCAGTCTGGTGATGGGGGTTGCAATGATCCTCGGTACTCTGGCCTATGGGCCGATGGATCGGTTGCTTGGTACACGCAAGGGCGTGGTACTGGGGGGCAATCTGCTTGCCTGCGTGGCGCTAGGCGGGCTGATGGTCTTGGTCGACGGGCCAGTGGTGCTGGTGGTTGCACTGATAGCGGTGATCGGGTTTTTTGGTGCGTCTTTTCCGGTTATCCTGGCACATGGTCGCGCCTTTGTGCCGCCGCATCTGGTTGGGCGCGGGGTGACCATGCTCAATTTTTTTGGCATCGGTGGCGTGGGAATCATGCAGTTTGCCAGTGGTCGGCTACATGCGGAAATGACCGGAGCGGACCTTTCCTTGCCCTATTTTGCCATTTTTGGTTTTCTCCTGGCGTTTTTAGCGGGTGGGTGCGCAATATATCTGCTCAGTCGCGATAGCTTGGATTGATCTGGCCTTTCCACGCGGGGCCTTTCCCGATAAGACACCGCAGCCGGTCACAAGGTCGGTTTAACTGGAGAAATAATATGGGTTATCGCGTCGTTGTCGCCGGCGCCACGGGCAACGTGGGCCGTGAAATGCTGAATATCCTGGCCGAACGCCAGTTCCCGGTGGACGAGATTGCCGTTCTGGCAAGTCGAAAATCGCTGGGTACAGAGGTTATGTTCGGTGACAAGACACTGACGACGCAGGACCTCGATACCTTTGACTTCACGGGCTGGGACATGGCGTTGTTTGCCATTGGTTCCGACGCAACAAAGAAGTACGCGCCCAAGGCGGCGCGCGTGGGCTGTGTGGTTATCGATAACTCGTCGCTTTATCGTTATGACCATGATGTGCCGCTGATCGTTCCCGAGGTGAACCCCGAGGCGGTACACGGCTATGCCAAGAAAAACATCATCGCCAACCCCAATTGCTCAACCGCGCAGATGGTTGTTGCACTGAAGCCTTTGCATGACCGTGCCAAGATCAAACGTGTCGTGGTGTCGACCTATCAATCGGTGTCCGGGGCCGGCAAAAACGGCATTGATGAGCTTTGGGATCAGACCAAGTCGATCTATAACCCGACAGACGACAAGCCGCCCAAACAGTTCACCAAGCAGATTGCGTTCAACGTGATCCCGCATATCGATGTGTTCCTTGATGACGGCTCCACCAAGGAAGAATGGAAGATGGTTGCCGAAACCAAAAAGATCGTCGATCCGTCGATCAAGGTTACAGCAACCTGTGTTCGCGTTCCGGTTTTCGTTGGTCACTCTGAAGCGATCAATATCGAATTCGAAGATCACCTGGACGAAGATGAGGCCCGCGATATCCTGCGTGAGGCACCGGGCATCATGGTGATCGATAAGCGAGAAGATGGTGGCTATGTCACACCGGTTGAGTGCGTGGGTGATTTCGCCACATTTATCAGCCGGATTCGTCAGGATTCGACGCTTGATAATGGATTGAACCTTTGGTGTGTCAGCGACAACCTGCGTAAGGGCGCGGCCCTGAACGCGGTGCAGATTGCTGAACTTTTGGGCCGTGAAGTCCTGAAAAAAGGCTAAAAACCTATCCATTTAGTAAGGGGGCTGTCTCGAAAGAGATGGCCCATTTACCGTTTGTACAGATGTTCTTGCCAGCCTTGATACCATTAGTCTGATGGAGGTTAGACAACGGTAACTGGGGGTAAGATAATGACGGAGAAGACAACAACGCAGGCGATATCACAGGCCACGCACACCGGTATCGGAGAGAGCGCCTGGGCCAGTGCACGTACCAGTTCACGCCTGGATGCGGAGATGGTCGCGCAGTTGCGTATGGTCCTGAGTGAGAGTTTTCGCACCGCGAAGAACTGGCTCGACCTGATCCGGGCTTTGAGGAGCAAAGGGTTCTACCTGCAACGAGATCAAGATCGCATGCGCCTTCGTGATGCAAATAGCCATGTGGAAATCTGTACCTGCCGGTTCCTCGGGTTTCCTGGGAAAGAGCTGGAGGCGCGCTTTGGTGCTCCGTTGCCAGATGATTCAAGCGAAGCCTGAACGAGCAGGAGCGGTCTGCGTCATGATGCGATGCAACGGCTGGTAACCTCTCGCACCGATACGTAGGTTCGATCACAGGCGGGCAACCTGTCCGCGGTTTGATCAATCGAGAGATATCATGCGACCTGTCTATTCAGTTATTGCCTTTCTTGCGGCTTCTGTCGCCACAACGAACATTGCCACATCCGCAGTTGCGGATGTATTCTCCGTTTCCAGCCAGGTTTCTGCGGTAACGCTGTATCCGGGGCTTGCCCAGATCACCCGCACCGCTGTGCTCGACTTGCCTGCGGGGCGTCATCAGTTGATCCTGCAGGGCGTGCCACGCAGTGCGAATACAGCCAGCCTGCAAGTTCAGGTCAAAGGTGCCCGCCGCATCAGTACTCTCATGCGAGCGGATTTCGTGCCTCCCCAGAACGTTGCGACACCCGCGATTGACGCAGCCGAGGCGCGTGTTCGTCAAATTCAAGAACAGATCGATCTCGTGAAGGATGAGGCGGAACGTGCCCGAGCCTCTGCCCGTGCCGCACAGAGCTCAATTCATTTCCTTAAACAGCTTGGCAGCAATGATGGTCTTGGGCGAGCGGATGCCTCAACATTGGCAGACATCGCTTTGATGATCGCAAACCGGGCCACTGCAAGTCACCGTGAGATGGTTGATGCAGAGGCAGAGGCCCGCGCCAGGGAACAAAACCTGATAGCGCTGAAAGATGAACTGGCAGGAGCTCGCGCGGCGCTTGCCGCCATCGCAACCGAGGATGAAGATCGGCTCTTCCTTGAGGTGCAGGTCGAGGTTGCAGAGGCCGGGCGCGGGGAGGTGACGCTGAACTACCTAACAGGTGGGGCGGGTAAGATCGGCTGGTCTCCCTACTATGAACTGCATCTCGCGACCGGTGATGCGCCGGAACTGACCTTGGCCCGTAGCGTAATCCTGGCACAGGATACAGGCGAGAGCTGGCAGGATGTTGCGTTGACCCTTTCGACTGCGGAACCCTTGGGCCAATCTGCGCCATCCGTTTTGTACCCTCGGCTGCGACGGATCGAACAACCGGCCCCGCCGCCGAATCCAAAGCAGAGGTTCTCGTCCGACATGGAAATGTCGACGGACGCCGAACCGATTATCGAAGCTGCGGTGATTGTTGAATCGTTGCCGCAATGGAACGTCGATACGGGTGGTGTCGCTGCGGTCTATGCCTTTGGTGAACCTGTCTCTATTGCTTCGGGTGTGGATGCGTTGCGGCTTGAAATGGATAGTCTCACCACAACCGCTAAGCTGACGGCGCAGGCGGTTCCGCTGCGCAACGAGGTGGCTTATCGTATGGTGCGTTTCACCAATGAATTTGGCGAGCAGCTACTGGCTGCCACAGAGACTGCCCATTTCGTTGACGGAAAACTGGTCGCTGTTGCAGATTTTCCGGGCCTGGCGCCTGGGACGGAAACGAATATCGGGTTTGGCCCAATCAAGGGGCTGACGCTGCGCCGCGATGTGCTTGACCAGAGCGAAGGCGAGCAGGGTTTGATTTCACGTAGCACGGAGCAGGTCAGCCGTTTCGAAATCGAGATTGAGAACCTGACCAATCAGGCATGGCCTCTGCGGGTGCTGGACCGGGTTCCATATTCCCAACAGGAGGCGTTGGAGATCACTTGGGCAGCGCGCCCGGCACCATCTGAGGAAAACGTTGAAAAACAACGCGGCATCTTGGCCTGGGAGGTGGAGATCGCCAAAGGCGCGACGCAGACTATTCAAGTCGAAACAAAGCTGAACTGGCCCGAAGATCAGGTCCTGCGCTGATCCATGCGCCGCGTATCACCGTTGGCCGCGTAGGCGGCCAACTACACCGCTTGGAAAAAAATAGACGCTAAGGATAAACAGAACCCCCAGCCACAGCAGCCATCGGTCTGGGCTGAGCAGGTCTGGCAACAGGGGCAGGTCCTCGGTCATGCCCGCCAACACGCCCATTAGAGTTTGTAGGTAATTCTGTGCCAAGATAAACAGCGTTACGCCAATCACAGCGCCATACATCGTGCCCATGCCACCGATCACGACCATCAGCAGAATGTTGATCATGATTTCCATCGATAGGGTGGTGTCAGGTCCGACATAACGCAGCCAAATAGCATATAGCGATCCTGCAAGTGCGGCTACGGCCGCAGACATGCACGTGGCTGCGACCCGGTAATAAACAACGCGGTAGCCGATTGCCTCAGCCCGGAAGTCATTTTCCCGAATTGCCTGCAGCACTCGGCCAAAGGGTGAATTAACAACTCGCAACAAGCCAAGGAACAGAGCGGCGCTGCTGCCAAATATCAGGTAGTAGGTTAGTAGCTTCCCATTCAATTTGACGCCGAAAAGTTCACCGTCAAAGCTGTCTTGACCAAATTTGAATGCTGGGCCCAACGCGCGTGGTGTCTTGAAGGTTAGCCCGTCTTCGCCACCGGTCAGGCTGGAAAACTGGCTGAACAGCACCGCGACCGCAGACGCAACGGCAAGCGTGATCATAGCAAAGAAGATCGCCCGCACCCGCAGGGAAAACAGCCCGATCAGCAATGCAAGCGCAGCCGCAGTGCTGGCACCAATCCCGGCCCCGACAAGCAGCGCGTCGAAACCACGCCCCATATGGGTTGAGGTCAACGCCACACCGTAGGCCCCAATGCCAAAGAACATGGTATGGGCAAAGCTGACGATGCCTCCGTAGCCCAGTAGCAAGTCATAGCTCGCGACGAGCACCACAAAGATGCAGATCCTTGCGGCAGTATCGACGGTGCGCACGCCTGGAAAAAGAAATGGTGCAAAGGCGAGACAGAACAGGATCATCGCCAGCAGCAGAACCAGGATTTTAGATCGCGGCAGATCGCCGGAGAGCAGTGAGCCGATCATTTTGCCTTTACCACCGGGATCATGCCCATCGGGCGCCACATCAGGATCGCGACCATCAGCGCGATGTTTGAAATCAGGGCGAGTTTCGGCTCTACAAAGGCAACATAGTTCTGCAAGAGGCCGATCAGAAGCGCGCCGATGAAGCAGCCTTCGACTGAACCAAGGCCGCCGATGATCACCACGATAAAGATCAGGATCATGGCCTGATTGCCCATATGGGCGGTGATGACCTCTTGGTAAAGTCCCCACATCACGCCGCCAAGTCCGGCCAATGCGGACCCTGCGATAAATACGCCGATGAAGACCAAGCGCAGCCGATACCCGAGCGCCGCGACCATTTCGCCGTTTTGGACACCGGCGCGGACAATCAAACCGATCTTGGTTCGGCGCAGTACAAACCGCATCGCGGCAAAGACAGAGAGCCCCAC
This window encodes:
- a CDS encoding DUF4139 domain-containing protein, which translates into the protein MRPVYSVIAFLAASVATTNIATSAVADVFSVSSQVSAVTLYPGLAQITRTAVLDLPAGRHQLILQGVPRSANTASLQVQVKGARRISTLMRADFVPPQNVATPAIDAAEARVRQIQEQIDLVKDEAERARASARAAQSSIHFLKQLGSNDGLGRADASTLADIALMIANRATASHREMVDAEAEARAREQNLIALKDELAGARAALAAIATEDEDRLFLEVQVEVAEAGRGEVTLNYLTGGAGKIGWSPYYELHLATGDAPELTLARSVILAQDTGESWQDVALTLSTAEPLGQSAPSVLYPRLRRIEQPAPPPNPKQRFSSDMEMSTDAEPIIEAAVIVESLPQWNVDTGGVAAVYAFGEPVSIASGVDALRLEMDSLTTTAKLTAQAVPLRNEVAYRMVRFTNEFGEQLLAATETAHFVDGKLVAVADFPGLAPGTETNIGFGPIKGLTLRRDVLDQSEGEQGLISRSTEQVSRFEIEIENLTNQAWPLRVLDRVPYSQQEALEITWAARPAPSEENVEKQRGILAWEVEIAKGATQTIQVETKLNWPEDQVLR
- a CDS encoding DUF3095 domain-containing protein, whose amino-acid sequence is MTQDGFYQGLAPSRDFAALTRTAAFTPLPRDWMVGCCDIVNSTDLIATGRYKTVNTIGASAIAAMINALKGTPFPYVFGGDGASFAVAQEHADIARDTLARLRSWASDEFDVDLRAALLPVSWIRAEGLDVSVARYAVSEAADYAMFSGGGLNWAERQMKLGGFEVPAAALPDPPDLTGLSCRWNTIPARNGMILSIVVQPSPGASLKNFAQIAGDVLAVADQLHRKGHPVPDGGPSFSFPPPGLTLEAKVSRGKQALILRKLRLFFETTIAAIALSRRKPLGGFDAVHYRKMLVTNADFRKFDDGLKLTLDCPPQVRDKIAGILEQAMIAGHVRYGLHEQDEALVTCIVPSVMRDDHVHFIDGAAGGYTQAALRMAAASDHATA
- a CDS encoding branched-chain amino acid ABC transporter permease, whose amino-acid sequence is MIGSLLSGDLPRSKILVLLLAMILFCLAFAPFLFPGVRTVDTAARICIFVVLVASYDLLLGYGGIVSFAHTMFFGIGAYGVALTSTHMGRGFDALLVGAGIGASTAAALALLIGLFSLRVRAIFFAMITLAVASAVAVLFSQFSSLTGGEDGLTFKTPRALGPAFKFGQDSFDGELFGVKLNGKLLTYYLIFGSSAALFLGLLRVVNSPFGRVLQAIRENDFRAEAIGYRVVYYRVAATCMSAAVAALAGSLYAIWLRYVGPDTTLSMEIMINILLMVVIGGMGTMYGAVIGVTLFILAQNYLQTLMGVLAGMTEDLPLLPDLLSPDRWLLWLGVLFILSVYFFPSGVVGRLRGQR
- a CDS encoding aspartate-semialdehyde dehydrogenase — translated: MGYRVVVAGATGNVGREMLNILAERQFPVDEIAVLASRKSLGTEVMFGDKTLTTQDLDTFDFTGWDMALFAIGSDATKKYAPKAARVGCVVIDNSSLYRYDHDVPLIVPEVNPEAVHGYAKKNIIANPNCSTAQMVVALKPLHDRAKIKRVVVSTYQSVSGAGKNGIDELWDQTKSIYNPTDDKPPKQFTKQIAFNVIPHIDVFLDDGSTKEEWKMVAETKKIVDPSIKVTATCVRVPVFVGHSEAINIEFEDHLDEDEARDILREAPGIMVIDKREDGGYVTPVECVGDFATFISRIRQDSTLDNGLNLWCVSDNLRKGAALNAVQIAELLGREVLKKG
- a CDS encoding leucyl aminopeptidase family protein: MPTAKPPAFAKADTDCINLHVLEQDGCESWLADAPATVANWARAIGFRGAIGQSVTIPGEDGLPKQVLVGYGTSKDRARRRFILAAALTSLPKGTYRLTQGIPTDERAVECLGWLLAQYQFDRYKSGQDLDRHLIAPNGIDAAHIETLAAAEFLTRDLINTPASDMGPDDLHRAAQALADQHAATLDVVADDDLLTQNFPMIHTVGRASDRRPRLLDMRWGTSGPKLALVGKGVCFDTGGLNLKPGSSMGLMKKDMGGAANVLGLAHMIMASNLSVQLRVLIPAVENSVSANAFRPGDVLTARNGMTVEINNTDAEGRLVLADALAYAAEDGPDLLVSMATLTGAARVAVGPDLAPFYTDYDTDAAVLSAAAGTAADPVWRMPFHAPYEAMIEPQIADLDNAPSGGFAGSITAALFLRRFAGDSRYMHFDIYGWTPTAAPAQPKGGALQGARALFDALPQMLGL
- a CDS encoding MFS transporter, yielding MQAGLIILCLGYVLSQFFRAFLAVLSSSLQSDLGATPGDLAFASGLWFLTFAAMQLPVGWALDRVGPSRTAAVLLLIGGGGGALVFALAGTPVHISLAMVLIGIGCSPVLMASYYIFAREYPPRRFATLAALMLGVGSLGNLVASYPTALAVELLGWRGTLFGLAGLSTAVAIGIALTVRDPSRVEVADGPKGSVFDILRMPVLWPIFVMMFVAYAPSAALRGLWIGPYLNDVFSLERGAVGIASLVMGVAMILGTLAYGPMDRLLGTRKGVVLGGNLLACVALGGLMVLVDGPVVLVVALIAVIGFFGASFPVILAHGRAFVPPHLVGRGVTMLNFFGIGGVGIMQFASGRLHAEMTGADLSLPYFAIFGFLLAFLAGGCAIYLLSRDSLD
- a CDS encoding carbonic anhydrase — encoded protein: MEFAKPLPSYLVTRYHGWKATTYSDNQGWYRRLASEGQRPRAMVISCCDSRVHVTSIFGADQGEFFIHRNIANLVPPYQPDGDHHGTSATVEYAVTVLKVAHLIVLGHSQCGGVQGCIDMCKGHAPGLDAKESFVGRWMDILKPKFSLVEDIEDEDAQARQFERQAVVASLENLMTFPFIDSAVRDGTLSLHGLWTDIGEGGLECYEPRSGKFMQV